The Trichosurus vulpecula isolate mTriVul1 chromosome 3, mTriVul1.pri, whole genome shotgun sequence genome includes a window with the following:
- the TNNC2 gene encoding troponin C, skeletal muscle isoform X1, giving the protein MTDQQAEARSFLSEEMIAEFKAAFDMFDADGGGDISTKELGTVMRMLGQTPTKEELDAIIEEVDEDGSGTIDFEEFLVMMVRQMKEDAKGKTEEELAECFRIFDRNADGYIDAEELVEIFRASGEHVTDEEIESLMKDGDKNNDGRIDFDGEGGGCHREETEEGRGKWGGEELGSGREGEELNRHVLRVGLWEGQSSQSLLPVLALPHQLAT; this is encoded by the exons ACGGACCAGCAGGCAGAAGCCCGGTCCTTCCTCAGCGAGGAAATGATCGCTG AGTTCAAAGCCGCCTTCGACATGTTTGATGCTGATGGTGGTGGAGACATCAGCACCAAGGAACTGGGCACAGTGATGCGGATGTTGGGCCAGACACCCACCAAAGAGGAGCTGGATGCCATCATAGAGGAGGTGGATGAAGATG GCAGTGGCACCATCGACTTTGAAGAGTTCTTGGTCATGATGGTGAGACAGATGAAAGAGGATGCGAAAGGAAAGACTGAGGAGGAGCTGGCTGAGTGTTTCCGTATCTTCGACAG gaATGCCGATGGCTATATTGATGCTGAGGAGCTAGTGGAGATCTTCCGGGCTTCTGGAGAGCACGTGACAGATGAAGAGATCGAGTCCTTAATGAAGGATGGAGACAAGAACAACGATGGCAGAATTGATTTTGATGGTGAGGGTGGAGGATGCCACCgggaagagacagaagaagggcggggaaagtggggaggggaggagttggggagtggcagggagggagaggaattgAATAGGCATGTTCTAAGGGTGGGGCTTTGGGAGGGGCAGAGCTCCCAGTCTCTGCTTCCAGTCTTAGCCCTGCCCCACCAACTTGCTACATAG
- the TNNC2 gene encoding troponin C, skeletal muscle isoform X2, with protein MTDQQAEARSFLSEEMIAEFKAAFDMFDADGGGDISTKELGTVMRMLGQTPTKEELDAIIEEVDEDGSGTIDFEEFLVMMVRQMKEDAKGKTEEELAECFRIFDRNADGYIDAEELVEIFRASGEHVTDEEIESLMKDGDKNNDGRIDFDEFLKMMEGVQ; from the exons ACGGACCAGCAGGCAGAAGCCCGGTCCTTCCTCAGCGAGGAAATGATCGCTG AGTTCAAAGCCGCCTTCGACATGTTTGATGCTGATGGTGGTGGAGACATCAGCACCAAGGAACTGGGCACAGTGATGCGGATGTTGGGCCAGACACCCACCAAAGAGGAGCTGGATGCCATCATAGAGGAGGTGGATGAAGATG GCAGTGGCACCATCGACTTTGAAGAGTTCTTGGTCATGATGGTGAGACAGATGAAAGAGGATGCGAAAGGAAAGACTGAGGAGGAGCTGGCTGAGTGTTTCCGTATCTTCGACAG gaATGCCGATGGCTATATTGATGCTGAGGAGCTAGTGGAGATCTTCCGGGCTTCTGGAGAGCACGTGACAGATGAAGAGATCGAGTCCTTAATGAAGGATGGAGACAAGAACAACGATGGCAGAATTGATTTTGATG AGTTCCTGAAGATGATGGAGGGTGTGCAGTAA
- the UBE2C gene encoding ubiquitin-conjugating enzyme E2 C: MASQNRDPAAASAAAAARKGAEPGAGAARGSVGKRLQQELMTLMMSGDKGISAFPESDNLFKWVGTIHGAAGTVYEDLRYKLSLEFPSGYPYNAPTVKFVTPCYHPNVDTQGNICLDILKDKWSALYDVRTILLSIQSLLGEPNIDSPLNTHAAELWTNPTAFKKYLLETYMKQVTSQEP; encoded by the exons ATGGCCTCGCAGAATCGCGATCCGGCCGCTGCtagcgccgccgccgccgcccgcaAAGGAGCCGAGCCTGGGGCAGGCGCGGCCCGCGGGTCCGTGGGCAAGAG GTTACAGCAGGAATTGATGACCCTAATG ATGTCTGGAGACAAAGGAATTTCTGCTTTCCCAGAGTCAGACAATCTCTTCAAGTGGGTTGGGACCATCCATGGGGCAGCTGGGACA GTATATGAAGACTTAAGGTACAAGCTCTCCCTGGAGTTCCCCAGCGGCTATCCATATAATGCTCCCACTGTGAAATTTGTCACACCTTGTTACCATCCTAATGTGGACACCCAAGGCAATATCTGTTTGGACATCCTCAAGGACAAGTGGTCAGCTCTGTATGATGTCAGGACCATCCTGCTGTCTATCCAGAGCCTGCTGGGAG AACCCAACATTGACAGCCCATTGAacacacatgctgctgaactTTGGACAAACCCTACAG CCTTTAAAAAGTACCTGCTGGAAACCTACATGAAGCAGGTGACTAGCCAAGAGCCCTGA
- the LOC118844658 gene encoding regulator of G-protein signaling 9-binding protein-like: MRGAGPGERAREAREAVAECRAAYEALNRFTASYRQLVLGVGSSADGRRLRRALEESGRRGFELSLGLRNQLLAELTEPGGRQEEEMKMELERIWVLCLSALEIFLQDLGRAHYLSQLFPLPSLASGTQLVNTGVTSFGPKGWSLRRPSGKASERARELPEELAHWGQRLEEMLLEMETKVNVPVWSVEATVGDPGAEEPSPEGSAGRGPQGCCARAPLRLQSHCIVA; this comes from the exons ATGCGGGGCGCGGGGCCAGGGGAGAGGGCGCGGGAAGCCCGGGAGGCTGTGGCCGAGTGCAGGGCGGCGTACGAAGCGCTCAACAGGTTCACTGCGAGCTACAGGCAGTTGGTGCTGGGAGTGGGCAGCTCGGCTGACGGGAGGAGGCTGCGCCGGGCTCTGGAGGAGAGCGGCCGCAGGGGCTTCGAGCTGAGTCTGG GCCTACGGAACCAGCTTTTGGCCGAGCTCACAGAACCAGGGGGCaggcaggaggaagagatgaagatgGAGCTGGAGCGGATCTGGGTGCTCTGTCTGTCTGCCCTGGAAATTTTCCTGCAGGATCTGGGTCGGGCCCATTACCTCAGCCAGCTTTTTCCCTTGCCATCTCTGGCCTCAGGGACCCAGTTGGTCAATACTGGAGTTACATCCTTTGGGCCTAAGGGATGGAGCCTGAGACGGCCCAGTGGGAAGGCCTCTGAAAGAGCTAGGGAGCTGCCTGAAGAGCTGGCCCACTGGGGGCAACGCCTGGAAGAGATGCTCTTGGAGATGGAGACTAAGGTCAATGTACCTGTGTGGAGTGTGGAGGCCACAGTGGGTGATCCTGGAGCTGAAGAACCCAGCCCTGAGGGCTCAGCTGGGAGGGGTCCTCAGGGATGCTGTGCCCGGGCTCCACTCAGGCTTCAATCTCATTGTATAGTGGCATGA